The following coding sequences lie in one Arachis stenosperma cultivar V10309 chromosome 5, arast.V10309.gnm1.PFL2, whole genome shotgun sequence genomic window:
- the LOC130979087 gene encoding 40S ribosomal protein S10-1-like codes for MIIPEKNRKEICKYLFQEGVCYAKKDFNLAKHPEIDVPNLQVIKLMQSFKSKEYVRETFAWMHYYWFLTNDGIEHLRTYLNLPSEIVPATLKKQAKPPGRPFGGPPGDRPRGPPRFEGERRFGDRDGYRGGPRGPGGDFGGDKGGAPADYRPSFGGAGGRPGFGRGAGGFGGGAPTSSNAP; via the exons ATG ATCATTCCGGAGAAGAACCGCAAGGAGATCTGCAAATACCTATTCCAAG AGGGAGTATGCTACGCGAAGAAAGACTTCAATCTTGCGAAGCACCCTGAGATTGATGTGCCGAATCTGCAGGTGATTAAGCTGATGCAGAGCTTCAAGTCGAAGGAGTACGTCAGGGAGACGTTTGCCTGGATGCACTATTACTGGTTCCTCACCAACGATGGCATCGAGCATCTCAGGACATACCTCAACCTTCCTTCTGAGATCGTCCCCGCCACTCTCAAGAAGCAAGCCAAGCCACCTGGCAGGCCTTTTGGCGGCCCACCGGGTGACCGCCCCAGGGGTCCACCTCGCTTTGAGGGAGAGCGCAGATTCGGTGACCGTGATGGATACCGCGGAGGCCCACGAGGACCTGGCGGTGATTTTGGAGGAGACAAGGGTGGTGCTCCTGCTGACTACAGACCTTCTTTTGGG GGTGCTGGTGGAAGGCCTGGCTTTGGTCGGGGTGCTGGTGGTTTTGGAGGCGGCGCTCCAACAAGCTCAAACGCTCCTTAA